The Deltaproteobacteria bacterium DNA window TCTACTCCCCTCTCCCGCTGGCGGGAAAGGGCATGCGGCGAGCTCAGCCGAGCGGCTGGGGTGAGGGTGGGTATGATTTTCCCCTCACCTTAATCCTCTCCCCTTGGGGAGAGGAGATAACAAAAAGAAGATAAGAGAGCAACATTTATTTTCTAAGATTCTACTCGTAGGCGAATTTCCAACGTTCCTCAGGATCATCGAAGAAAATCTCCTCAGGGTCGAAATGTTCAGGATCAAATTCACCCCCCAGCCACTCCATCATCTCATCATACTCATCGTTGTCGGGGTCGCTTATTATCTCGAGGAGCCTTTCATATCCATAGTCACCGCCACAATCTTCAGGTGGACAGGCCCTCCTCCCGGCGATACATCTCGGATAGTTAACCCCCTCCTCTTTGGGCAATATCTTCTCCAGCTCTACCTTGTGCACCCAGTTGTCTCCAAAGTCATAGACGTAGTCGGCAGATCTGTTTTCCAGAGAGAACCAATCGGCGATCCTCTCCTCCCGGCCAAAGAGAGGCTCGGTAATGGAGTCAAAATCCTCATCGGGTATTTCTATCGTGGTCTCCAAACCTGTTTGAGGATCGGCCATCCTGAACATGTGGAGATGGGTATCAGTCCAACCCATTGCATCCTGAATGGCCACGTGCAGGTCCCAGAAGGTATAGATCTCCGGAACCTGAATGCGTCGCCAGATAGGCGGCCTTATACCCCTCAGCGTGATCTTAAATTGATATACCTGTTTGAACTCTGTTTTTCTTCTCACCTCTCTCCTCCTTTAATTTCGTTCATCTCGACAACCCCTTTTTCCACCTCCGGATAGAGGGCATCAATTTTCTCCGGTTAAGCGCCCCTTGGGCACGGGTGCGGGCGGCAAAGAGGCCATAGGCGATGGTATGGGCATATAGGTCAACAGAATCCTTTATGGTTAAGCATCCTAAATTTTAATCGCCCGACAAAATCTATTTTATTTTACAAAATTTCCCCTAAATGTCAATTTTTTCTCCCATAGTTCCTTGGAAAGGAGATCATGAGTATCTTTCAATCACCGCTATTTTCGGGGAAATACCCTCTTACTTCCTGGGCAGCATCTTCCGGGACAATAAAGGTAAACGATTCCCCATGAAGCCTGTCAAAATAGTTGCTATCGGATACCTCAAGGGGAGGAAGACTGATCCTGGGCACTATTGAGATCATGTTCCTCAGGCCTCTTGACCCTGGTTTATAAAAGGAGTACCAGCACATATTAAAGGCCTGAATCCCCTTTTGCTCAAAAAACCTCAAAATGGCGTTGATCCCCAATGCCAAATCTGAATTGTCCCTTTCTTCCATCTCCAATATATCCGAATCACGGCTGAATATCGCCCAGAACTCGTATATACCACGAGGGGCAAAGGCCGCTAACCAATGCCAGTAACCAATTTGAGACATATACCTTTGCTGATCCTCCTGCTCTTTTGCCACTAGATCATCAAAGATGGAACCACCTCCCTCGTCCTCGTATCGCTGCTGGCTCTCTATGACCAACCGATGGTAAAAGGTAGGTTCAATCATGGCCAATAGTTGAATATGGGGGTGGACAAGCCCTGACCCGGCCAGCGGCATATAGTTCCAGTTGATCAAGGCCTGTCTTACCGTGGGTGAAACACCTTTAACCCTCTGAAAGTATATCTGGCATGCCTGCAGTGCCTGTCCAAGGAGAAGGGGACTGAACTGGCCTGGTGTCAGAAAATGCTCCTTCGTAATAACAGCCACAGCGCTATATTCCTCATAAGGGAAGGCGTTAGGAAAGATAACCGTATCCTTAAAGCTGATCCTCTCTCTGCCCGGACCCAAAACCTTTGAAAATCGGGCTGTCTTGGATTCAATAAACTCCGGACAGAAGGGACATCCCATCTTTTTTGACCTTTCAATCAATAAATTCAGATCGTATTTAACAAATTCTTTGATACGAAACGGTAACAGGCGTGTAACATGACCGCTGAGTGGACAGATCCTCGTTTCTCCCGAGATCTTCACCGTATTAAAATTATCAAAGGGGCTCTCAAACTCAGAGGTAATAACCCTTCTTTTAAAATCTAATGCCATCTCCCCCTCCTTATTCTTTTTGAGCATAACACAACCGTAGGTTTACACTGGCCTAAAGGGACAAAGCAAGCTATAATTATACCGTGAAAATATCAGGGTGTGATGAAAGGTTCAAGGGTCTTACACCCCGCACGGGTTTTTCGGCCTTACTTCAGGGGGCTACGCCCCCTGAAACCCCCATAAGGTTTTTTGTTCCTCTTTAGGGGGAGTTTGAGGGGGGGGGTACCCCCTCAATGGGGGGCCGATTATGAGGATCGTGGTATTTTCATGAGCGGGGATGAGTTAAACCCGCAAAAGGGTTCAGTTAAAAGTAGTACCATGAATGTGAGACAGAAAAGATCCTTCTTCCACCCCCACGAGATCCGGGTCGAGACCTTTAAGGCCCCTGGTCCTGGCGGGCAGCATAGAAATAAAAGGGAGACGGCCGTGCGGGTCCGTCACCTCCCGTCGGGGATCACCGCTATATCAACAGAGCACAGGTCCCAGGCCAGAAACAAAGAATTGGCCTTGAGGCGCCTGGAGCTGAAGTTGCGTGCCATGAGGGAAAAGAGGAAACCTCGTATCCCCACCTCCATTCCCCGTACATATAAGGAAAATATACTGGCGGCTAAGCGCCATCGGGCCCAGATAAAGAGGTGGAGGAAAAATGTAAGCCCCTATGAGATATAAGGTCTTAATTCCCCCTCTTCCCCCCTTCCAAAGGGTCGAACTCCTCATAGAGTAAGGGATCGTCTCTGTCCAAGTCGGCAAATAAGGTCTCCAGGGCAGGGTTTATTTGATTGGAGGAGGTGCCGTACACATCCTCTTTCTGTATGCGCAGTAGGGCGAACCCTACCACCACCAGGAAGTAGAGGGGTAGGTCCTGAAAAAGACCGGAAAAAAACCCCGAGGGGAGCCCGGTGATCAGCAGCCCGGCAACACCCTCTCTCAAGGTATTAAGGACCAAGAGGATGCTCCCAAGAAGTAGGCCTCTTTTCATCTCGCGGTAGTTCACCTCGAAGAGGTCTATTTTTTGCGCATGATATTCCTCAAAGTTGTGCCAGCTCCGTGAGATGGACCTAAGGATCTCATCGCAGGTACCCTGATCAGTTTTGGCCCCGCGCAGGAGACTATGTTTTTTCCCCCGAAAGACCATATACCTCCTCAAGAGGTCTTCAGTTTCCATTCGCAACAGCTCATACCTCCTGTGTCCCCTGATGAGAAAAAAGGCGAGAAGGCCTAAAATGCAGGCGGAGATCAGGGGATTAAAAGGCAGGGTACCCCTTAAATAGGGGGTAAAGGGGGCCAAAAACACCAGCATCTTCTCCCAAAAAGGACCAAATTCCATGACGCCTCCTACTTCTTCCAATCTACCGGTTTATCAAACTGGCGATATATCCCGCCCCAAACCCATTATCTATGTTCACCACGGCCACATTGGAGGCACAGGAGTTGAGCATGGCCAGAAGGGGAGCCAAGCC harbors:
- a CDS encoding plasmid pRiA4b ORF-3 family protein — translated: MRRKTEFKQVYQFKITLRGIRPPIWRRIQVPEIYTFWDLHVAIQDAMGWTDTHLHMFRMADPQTGLETTIEIPDEDFDSITEPLFGREERIADWFSLENRSADYVYDFGDNWVHKVELEKILPKEEGVNYPRCIAGRRACPPEDCGGDYGYERLLEIISDPDNDEYDEMMEWLGGEFDPEHFDPEEIFFDDPEERWKFAYE
- a CDS encoding peptide chain release factor-like protein codes for the protein MNVRQKRSFFHPHEIRVETFKAPGPGGQHRNKRETAVRVRHLPSGITAISTEHRSQARNKELALRRLELKLRAMREKRKPRIPTSIPRTYKENILAAKRHRAQIKRWRKNVSPYEI